From the genome of Bacteroidota bacterium:
GCAAATGGAGAACTTCATTTTTTTTTTGCTTTTATAGCTTAAGAGTCAATATAAGTTGCCCGCCAAGCCCTTGCTGAATTATTTTCATGAGCGTCGAAAGCCGGATATCGGATACGTTGTTCTCAATACGAGAAATGTATGACTTGTTTGTACCGCATTTATCTGCAAGCTCTTCTTGTGTCATTCCAAGTTTGGTCCGCGCTTCTTCAAGCAAAGCACCAAGACGAAATGCTTCAAATTGTTGTTCCCAAAGTTCTCGCTTTGGTTGACCTTTTTTGCCATATTTCTTATCAAGTATTTTGTCTAAGGAGGTAATCTTTCTATTGTTTTTCATTTTGATATTCTTCCTTTATTTTAAGTGCCTTTTGAATGTCCGTTTTTGGTGTCTTTTGTGTTTTCTTTTGAAATGCGTTTCCATGAACAACTAAATTTCCTTTGTCGAAAAATGAGAAAATACGGTAAATATTACTCCCAACTTCAACACGAATTTCATAGAGTCCTTTAGTCCCTTCCAAATGTTTGAAATACTTTTCTGGAACTCTTTGAGTCACTTCAATTAATTTAAGTGTCCATTCAATTTTAATTTGCACATGGTCGGATAACCCATTATAAAAATTTAAGAAATAGTTCTTATAAGCTATTACTTGCCTGATTTTTTGCTGCATTGTAAAGTTAACTAATTAGACAACTAAATCAAAAAATATTTTCAAAACTCCCCCAAATCATCCATCGGACTTCTCAATTGATCAAACCCCTTTAGCGTAATGTGTGTGTAAATTTCTGTGGTTTTAATGCTTTCGTGACCAAGCAGACTTTGTATATATCGGAGGTTAGTTCCGGATTCAAGCAAATGAGTTCCAAAACTGTGTCGCAAGGTGTGAATACTGATTTTCTTTTTAATACCCGCCTTTCTGGCCGCATCTTTTACAATCTGCTGAGCACTCCTTTTAGAATATTGACCACCATCCGCCCCTTCAAATAGCCATTCTTTCGGTTGATATTGCTGAAAATATCTCCTGAGTATTTCCAAAACTCGCTCTGATAATATGGTCACCCGGTCCTTCTTGCCTTTGCCTTGCTGTATTCTTATCTGCATTTGAACAGAATCTAAATCTTTGATCTTT
Proteins encoded in this window:
- a CDS encoding type II toxin-antitoxin system RelE/ParE family toxin; the protein is MQQKIRQVIAYKNYFLNFYNGLSDHVQIKIEWTLKLIEVTQRVPEKYFKHLEGTKGLYEIRVEVGSNIYRIFSFFDKGNLVVHGNAFQKKTQKTPKTDIQKALKIKEEYQNEKQ
- a CDS encoding helix-turn-helix transcriptional regulator; the encoded protein is MKMKNNRKITSLDKILDKKYGKKGQPKRELWEQQFEAFRLGALLEEARTKLGMTQEELADKCGTNKSYISRIENNVSDIRLSTLMKIIQQGLGGQLILTLKL